The following are from one region of the Salvia splendens isolate huo1 chromosome 2, SspV2, whole genome shotgun sequence genome:
- the LOC121763171 gene encoding chitinase 4-like, which produces MKPSLTLYTLLALLLAAGKSVSGSVGDIVTNNFFNGIANQAAAGCAGKGFYTRAALLQAVQSYPKFGTTGSTDDFKREIAAFFAHITHETGHLCYTREINQANRYCDSNNRQWPCAPGQSYFGRGPIQLSWNYNYGPAGRAIGFDGLNNPDIVARDSVISFKTALWFWMNNVHAIITSGQGFGATIRAINSIECNGANPATVTARVNYYTSYCSQLGVNPGGNLRC; this is translated from the exons ATGAAACCCTCTCTCACTCTCTACACCCTCCTTGCTCTCCTTCTAGCTGCCGGAAAATCTGTTTCCGGCTCGGTTGGTGATATAGTCACCAATAATTTCTTCAATGGGATTGCTAATCAGGCGGCCGCAGGCTGCGCCGGAAAGGGATTCTACACACGCGCCGCCCTCCTCCAAGCAGTTCAGTCCTACCCGAAATTCGGCACCACCGGCTCCACCGACGATTTTAAGCGGGAGATCGCCGCGTTCTTCGCTCATATCACCCATGAAACTGGAC ATCTATGCTACACAAGAGAGATAAATCAAGCTAACCGCTATTGCGATAGCAACAATAGGCAATGGCCATGTGCACCGGGCCAGAGCTACTTCGGCCGAGGCCCAATACAACTCTCATGGAACTACAACTATGGCCCAGCCGGCCGAGCTATAGGCTTTGATGGATTGAACAATCCTGATATCGTGGCCAGAGATTCTGTTATCTCGTTCAAGACCGCATTGTGGTTCTGGATGAATAATGTGCATGCGATTATCACATCGGGTCAGGGTTTTGGAGCAACGATTAGGGCTATTAACAGCATCGAATGCAACGGTGCGAATCCGGCCACTGTGACTGCTCGTGTTAATTATTACACAAGCTATTGTAGCCAACTCGGAGTTAATCCCGGGGGTAATCTTCGTTGTTAG